A stretch of the Desulforamulus ferrireducens genome encodes the following:
- a CDS encoding type II secretion system F family protein gives MPQYAYRARDNAGQLQTGFLEAPQESSVVAHLRERNLYIVEIKPAPEKRRELNIAAVLFGPQKVKIKDLAVFCRQFATIIEAGIPILQALHILTKQAENKKLKKVLAGVVEQLEGGRTLAESLKRYQHVFPNIFISMVEAGELGGVLDQALSRLADHFEKEHDIREKVKSAMTYPVIIVCLALAAVAALLTLVLPKFITMLTDLNVELPLSTKIVMSLSNFLRDSWYLGLLGIMLTILVFRGFSRTPKGMLFFDSLKLKLPVFGKLTQKVIISRCCRTLSTLLHAGVPILVALEVVKKTAGNQLVSNAIAKAEESVREGLTIADPLERSGVFPPMVTRMMAIGENAGTLDYLLERVAVFYDREVNNMVLRLSSMLEPFLIITMGLVIGFIVISMLLPMLKIFSSAGMTGL, from the coding sequence ATGCCTCAATATGCATATCGTGCCAGAGATAACGCCGGGCAATTGCAGACGGGTTTCCTGGAGGCTCCTCAGGAAAGTTCCGTAGTTGCCCATTTGCGGGAGCGCAACTTGTATATTGTGGAGATAAAACCTGCTCCGGAAAAGAGAAGGGAACTAAATATAGCTGCAGTGCTCTTCGGACCCCAAAAGGTCAAAATAAAGGACTTGGCTGTCTTTTGCCGTCAGTTTGCCACTATTATCGAAGCAGGGATTCCTATTCTGCAAGCTCTCCATATTCTCACCAAACAGGCCGAAAATAAAAAGCTTAAGAAAGTCCTGGCAGGTGTGGTGGAGCAGCTAGAAGGTGGTCGCACCCTGGCGGAATCTCTCAAACGTTATCAGCATGTTTTTCCTAACATTTTTATTAGTATGGTGGAAGCAGGTGAATTAGGGGGTGTCTTAGATCAGGCTCTAAGTCGCTTAGCAGACCACTTTGAAAAGGAACACGATATCAGAGAAAAGGTTAAGTCTGCCATGACCTATCCCGTCATCATAGTATGCCTGGCTTTAGCAGCAGTGGCAGCATTACTGACCTTGGTATTACCAAAATTCATTACTATGTTGACGGACTTAAATGTTGAATTACCATTGTCCACCAAGATTGTCATGTCTCTTAGTAATTTTCTACGAGATAGTTGGTATTTAGGTTTATTGGGTATTATGTTAACTATTTTAGTATTCAGAGGTTTTTCCAGAACCCCAAAAGGTATGCTTTTTTTCGATAGTTTAAAGTTAAAACTGCCTGTATTTGGGAAATTAACCCAAAAGGTGATTATTTCCAGGTGCTGCCGTACTCTTAGCACACTGTTACACGCCGGAGTTCCCATACTGGTAGCCTTGGAAGTAGTAAAAAAGACTGCCGGTAACCAGTTGGTAAGTAATGCCATAGCTAAGGCAGAAGAAAGCGTTCGGGAGGGTTTGACTATAGCCGACCCTCTGGAACGAAGTGGTGTCTTTCCTCCTATGGTAACCAGGATGATGGCCATTGGGGAGAACGCCGGTACCTTGGACTACTTGCTGGAACGGGTGGCGGTTTTTTACGATCGAGAGGTCAATAACATGGTCTTGCGGCTTTCTTCTATGTTGGAACCTTTTTTAATTATTACTATGGGTTTGGTCATTGGTTTTATTGTCATCTCTATGCTGCTGCCCATGTTGAAAATCTTCAGTAGTGCGGGGATGACCGGTTTATAA
- a CDS encoding type II secretion system protein GspG gives MVELMVVVVIIGILAAVAVPQFSKQADKAKTARAEAEMKSIANILSIYYAEKGQYPKANNSDTAADSIAKVLKDYGLKWGSSDAIKDPWGNPYIYNVEVQDGKVTKFNLHCYGADQEANKASNITISGNKDGVTSINTDSVTMSGVKSDGTT, from the coding sequence ATGGTAGAACTCATGGTAGTAGTTGTAATCATTGGTATTCTAGCCGCCGTTGCAGTACCCCAGTTTTCTAAGCAGGCTGATAAAGCCAAGACAGCCAGGGCGGAAGCGGAAATGAAATCAATAGCCAATATACTTAGCATTTACTATGCTGAAAAAGGCCAATACCCGAAGGCAAATAACTCTGATACTGCCGCTGACAGTATAGCGAAAGTACTAAAAGATTACGGATTAAAATGGGGAAGTTCTGATGCGATAAAAGACCCCTGGGGAAACCCTTATATTTATAATGTTGAAGTGCAAGACGGTAAAGTAACAAAATTCAACTTACATTGTTATGGAGCAGATCAGGAAGCGAACAAAGCAAGTAATATTACCATTTCTGGCAATAAAGACGGAGTTACATCTATTAATACAGATTCCGTAACTATGAGTGGTGTAAAAAGTGACGGTACCACCTAG
- a CDS encoding prepilin peptidase, whose product MDHYIIPGNVLIFLLIAWLVFLPFLPVDYLNSLAGLSTAGGLLLLIALVSRGGMGMGDIKLAAVLGLYLGWPNALLAMFIACLLAGTCGMFLILFKIKSRKDIIPFAPFIALASFITLLWGDRILSWYIGLL is encoded by the coding sequence ATGGATCATTACATTATTCCAGGTAACGTGCTAATTTTTCTTCTAATTGCCTGGTTGGTCTTCCTGCCCTTTTTGCCGGTAGACTACCTAAACTCGCTGGCTGGCTTGTCCACTGCCGGAGGTTTATTGCTACTTATTGCTTTAGTTAGCAGAGGCGGCATGGGGATGGGGGATATTAAGCTGGCTGCGGTGCTTGGTCTATATCTGGGTTGGCCCAATGCCTTGCTGGCCATGTTTATAGCTTGCCTATTGGCAGGGACCTGCGGTATGTTCCTAATTCTTTTCAAGATAAAATCCCGTAAAGATATAATTCCCTTTGCTCCTTTTATTGCTCTTGCCTCCTTTATCACACTTTTATGGGGAGACCGGATTTTAAGCTGGTACATTGGTCTCTTATAG